The following DNA comes from Brassica oleracea var. oleracea cultivar TO1000 chromosome C5, BOL, whole genome shotgun sequence.
AAGATTCATCAAAGACTTCTCCATAATAGCTAGGCCAATGACTAAGCTTCTATGCAAGGAAGCTGCATTCAACTTTAATTGGGAATGTCTAGAAGCATTCAAGAAGTTGAAGGACAAGCTGGTTAGTGCCCCCATTATGCAGCCACCAGATTGGGATCTCCCCTTTGAGATCATGTGTGATGCTAGTGACTATGCTGTGGGAGCTGTTCTTGGCCAAAAGAAGGACAAGAAGACTCATGTGATTTACTATGCGAGTAAAACTCTTGATGAAGCCCAAATGAAGTATGCTACAACTGAGAAGGAGCTGCTAACTATTGTCTATGCCTTTGAGAAGTTCAAAAGCTATTTGGTTGGGTCAAAAGTCATAGTATACACTGATCATGCTGCATTAAGACACCTCATGGCCAAGAAGGATGCTAAGCCAAGGCTGTTGAGGTGGATCTTCCTGCTACAAGAGTTTGACCTTGAGATCAAAGACAAGCCAGGAGTTGAGAATGGTGTAGCTGATCACTTGTCTAGACTGAAGATTGAGTGTGGGATCCCCATGGATGAAGGGCTTCCAGAAGAACAAATCATGGCAATTAGAGCAGTGGTAGCAGTTTGGAAAAAAGCTTGAAGAGGGAAAGGCAAATGAAGAGAAAGGTCCTTGGTATGCTGATTTGGTGAACTACTTAGCTTGTGGAAGAGAGCCAATGGGTCTTGAAGGATATACCAAGAGGAAGTTCTACAAAGATGTGAAAAGATACTATTGGGATGAGCCTTACCTCTACATACTCGGTAGAGATCAATTCTATAGAAGAGTAGTAGCTGAAGAAGAAGTTGATGAGATCCTTACACATTGTCATGGATCATCCTATGGAAGCTATTTCGCCATTTTCAAGACTGCTTCAAAGGTGCTACAAGCTGGGTTTTGGTGGCCTCATATGTTCAAGGACACTAAAGAATTTGTCTCTAAGTGTGATTCATGCCAAAGGAGAGGGAACATCACCAAAAGNNNNNNNNNNNNNNNNNNNNNNNNNNNNNNNNNNNNNNNNNNNNNNNNNNNNNNNNNNNNNNNNNNNNNNNNNNNNNNNNNNNNNNNNNNNNNNNNNNNNNNNNNNNNNNNNNNNNNNNNNNNNNNNNNNNNNNNNNNNNNNNNNNNNNNNNNNNNNNNNNNNNNNNNNNNNNNNNNNNNNNNNNNNNNNNNNNNNNNNNNNNNNNNNNNNNNNNNNNAAGACTCCTTTGGGAACCACACCTTTCAACCTTGTGTATGGAAAGACTTGTCATCTACCAGTTGAGCTTGAGTACAAGGCATGTTAAGTTACTTAATTTTTTGACATGAAGAGTGCCAAGGAGAAAGGACTTCTCCAACTCAATGAACTTGATGAGATTAGACTGGATGCTTTTGAGAACTCAAGGATTTACAAGGAGAAAACCAAAGCTTTTCATGACAAGACGATCTTGAAGAGAGAATTCAGTGCTGGAGATCAAGTGCTTCTCTACAACTCTAGACTGAAGTTGTTGCCCGGGAAGCTCAAGTCAAGATGGGCCAGTCCTTTCAAGATCAAGGAAGTTAGGCCATATGGGGCAGTTGTGTTATGGGACAGTAATGGTGGAGACTTCACAGTCAATGGACAAAGAGTTAAGCTCTACATGGAAAACACAATGGAGAAGAAAGGAATCTCGGTTTCACTCTCCGACCCCGCTACCACCTAGCCAAACGAAAGCAAAGTCAAGCTAGGGACTTAAAACAAGCTCACTTGTGAGGAAGTCCCATGTCTATCCTTGTACATACTTCACTAAAAAAAAAATGCGGGATAGGTGGCGTGGGGTCCTTTACCCGCTCGTACGAATTTGGTCGGAGACAGCAATCCGACGCGGGAAAACCCACATGGTTTTTCTTACCCGCGTCGCTTCGTCATTGGCTCGACGCGGGATGGATCGACGTGGGATGCCTTACCCGCTCATGCGAATTGAGAGTTCGTCATTGGCCCGACGCGGGGACGACGACGCGGAGTGTAGCCGTTTCTTCCCACCCGCGTCCGCTCGGGTCAAACCCGCTCAGGTATGGTCTCTCACCCTAAACCCGGGATCCCAACCCGATTCAACCCTAAGAACCTACCCCGCGTCTCTCTCTCCCCCTTTTCCTCTATCTCTCTTTCACAAAACATCGAAACCTCACACACCTTATCACCCCATATCTCACTCAATTCTCCACCAAATCACTCCATTCTTCTTCCTAAATCCAAGTTTTCGCCCCTGTAGTCTGTTTTCTTGATTTAACTTGTCATTTCCTTTCATCCAAAGCAAGGTAATGTATCACAAAGATCAATTTCGTAGGCCTCATGAACCCTAGAAATTTGAACTTGAAATTTGATCTTTCTCTTGCTTGATTATTGTGAAATAAACTAGGGAAAACTTATATATCCTGTTAGGTTGTTGATTCTATGGTGAATTTGAGTTGAATTTGAACTTTGAAAATTAGGGTTCATGAGATTTGGGGATTTTTCGAAACTACTATAATTCCATATGACTTTGGCTTGGTTTGGTTAGTTAGGGTGTTTGAGAGCTTAATTAGAGAACTTTCTGATTGAAGAACTCATTTGATACTTAAATTTTGCTCAAAAGCCTTATTCTTTGCTTACATCCATCTCTTGTGGCCTTATATCAATAACTTGTGTGCAATGTGATAGTTTTGCTTAAGCTAAGCGATCATGAATTGAATTCACATTTGCATTATCAAGTTTCCTACTTCCATTTGCTTATCCTTTTCCAAGGTTAGAAATTTTCAGGTACATATGGGGAGAAAGGATCAACACAAGATAGAGACCGAGAAACAAAAACTTGCCAAGCAAGAGACTGCTAGACATGGGAAGCCTTTAACCTCTGAATCTACAACGGGAGGAACTTCTAGGCAACAAGCCTTGGCAGCAAAGAAGAGAGATGGCAAGCAGGTTGTAACTGCCGAGGGAGTAGATGCTAGTGGTAGACGATCAGCCTCTTCCAAGAGGTCTAAGGAGCCAAAGGACAAGGGGATAGCTCTTCCTCAAGAGGAGAAAAATGAAGACATCACTGAAGGAGACCAAGCTCCCCTCAAGAAAGCCAAAGTGTCTAAAGGGAAGAAGGTTGATACTGAGAGGAATAGAACCAAGATATCAACTGAAGATGAGCTATATGGGCATTTGAAGAATGGTGTGTTGTGGCCTCCAACTCGATTTGCGGATATCAAAATTATGGAAGAGTTGGAGATAGGTGACAACATTATGCAAATGTTGGAGCACATGAACATGCAGAGCTTCTCCACTATGGCCTACCCTACCTATGAAGACGAGTCATGTTAGTTCTTGGCATCGTTAGAGGCCACCTTTCACACCACCAAACATGTGCGGCAAGGATGGGGAAAGATCAAATTCAAGATCCAAGGAAAGGTTTACTACATGACCTTCAAGGAGATTAGACAAGCATTTGGTCTTAAAGATTTGGAGGAATCATCCATCCCCATACCTTATGATGCAACTAGGGAGGAGAACATTGCCAAAATGGTTTGGAAGGTGTTGGCGGGGAAGAGTCGCAAAGCCAGCCGCGACAAGAACGCTTCCATTCGCCATCCTTCCGTGCGCTATCTCCACCGGTTGATTGTCCACACCATTTTCCCAAGGAAAGAACCAGGAACTATTAATGATGAGGAACTACAACTTCTTCACCAAACCGTCCAACATTATGCTCACCCATCTCAGTTGCCTCTTGTCAGCACTGATTTCTACAAGAATTTTGGAGTGGTGGGATTCTTTGTGAAACGACTCATCCACTACAAAGAGTGGGCTTCGACAACAAGTGACTCGGAACCTCAGATTGGAATTGATGGCTTGATAACTCCATTGCTTAAGTTCAAGGATATATCCTTAGAAGATGATCCAATTGGTCCCGCTTTCATGGATGGAAGCTACTTGAAGAAACCTCAGTACTCCAGTGAAAGATTCGAGGGAACTTATGTCTACTCTTACCTACAGTCTACAAAGGAGGTTGAAGTGCTTCTCCCAAATTGGAACCTCACGAGTTTGACGCGGCCAGGAGCTATTAGCTTTGATATTGGGGAAGAGCACCTCCTTGGACCCCATGGTCCTCTAGGCCCCATGAGATCTCCCAAGAAGAAGAAGACTGCAGATAGATGTGATGTGTTCCAAAAAAACACTTTCGGTTAAAACTCCGAGCTCCTCTATGGTCCTCCTCGTTACCACTTTGAGCAACGTCCTGGAGCCATACCCAATGGTCCCCTTTGCCAAGCTCATGAGCATATTGGCAACCTCCAAAGGTGGAACAGAGCTCAGGACAGAACTATCTTCAAGCTCAAAGCCAAATGTAAGGAGTTGAGTAAGACTGTGAAGAGGCAAGCAGAAGCTTCAGCTCAGTTCATGAAGAAGGTGGCTGATATACTAACTAGAGGAGCTGTGGCAGGATGCTCATCATCAGACTTTGACTTCCTTACCCCCCCCCAGCCGCAACCCCCAATAGATCCTTTGGCACTCAATTTCCCCGCCACCAAGAAACAGCTGCTCCGCCGGAAGCGAAACCCACCAGCTCAACCATCCGATTCATGAAACAAGTCTCCATCCCTTGCCTCAACAGATAAGGAAGCTGACACCGAGGATGAGGCATCAGCCTCTTCCCACGCTCCATATTGAGGTACTCCTCCACCTTTCCATTGTATATATCAGTTTTTCTTTGCATTTTTCTCTCTTTTCGGTATCTCCTTCAACTTCCTAACGCAGAGACTTTGTGAACTAAGTTTGGGGGAGGTACCAAGTATTTGATCATGTTTTCTCTGATGATTTGAGTCTCACGCATTGCATTGTACATACATATATGCATAGAAAAACNNNNNNNNNNNNNNNNNNNNNNNNNNNNNNNNNNNNNNNNNNNNNNNNNNNNNNNNNNNNNNNNNNNNNNNNNNNNNNNNNNNNNNNNNNNNNNNNNNNNNNNNNNNNNNNNNNNNNNNNNNNNNNNNNNTAAAGTAACTCTTGTCTAGAAAACTCAAAGTGACACCCAAGTTAAACATATCAAGTATCTTAAGCATCTCTTGAAAGCCTTGCACGTTTCGAGCCTTGAAAACTCTTCTTGAAACTTGTTTGCTTGCTTGATATTGGCATTGTTCTTAAGATCAGCTCCAATCTAAACTTGGCTTGAATGAACTTAATCTCTCTTGCATAAGGGCATTTGCATACTTGATCATGGATCTCATACACATTTGGGTTATCTTATTCCTTTATACCAATCTCTGTTAACCCAAATGGCACTCCACACCCTACAACCCTGACCATTCGTTGAGACCAAACATTGAATTGCATGAGTGAGACCTCTTTTGATAGTTTGTCATGTGCAAAATCTTGAGAGTATTGGAGGCGACATAGGTTTATTCTCATCTCTTGCTAACACAAAGAGTTAGCATTTGGGGATGGTGAGAGGGGTTTGTGTGTTCCAAATTTCAATATCTTGGGTTTGCGGAGTGAGAAAGTTGAGAGAGATGAGCAAAAGAGTACAAATAGAAAAGAAAACTCTAGGGACAAAAAGGAAAGTATGAAGCTCTAGATTATGTAACAAAGAACCTTCCCCCTCATAAAAAAAAATACGAGAAAAAGAATCAAAGAGAAGGTGGGAAAGGAAATGAGAAAGAGTTAGAGCTTGTAAAAAGTGAATTAAGTCCCTAGTGATTGAGTCAAAAAAGAGTTGTTCATTAGGTGAGTGATGTGATGGGTTTATTTTGGTTTTGAGATGATGATAAAAAGGGTAGAACTTGTGATCACTTATAACAAAAGGGGTAGAATGATGAGAATGAATCTATGTATACATGAGTTGCTTCTAATCTTAGATAAATTTTGCATAATGATCAAGCTCTTTGTTTTTGAGTGATAACCACCTTGAAATGAAAACATTTGAATCCCTCTTTTCTTTCATATTAGACCATGCTTACCTAGCCAAATGATTGAGATCATGTGCCCATTTGTGAGAATTCACCCTGTGTGTGTGTGAATCAGTGTGAGAGCTGGTTGAAGGGACTTGTTAGTTGAGGAGTATTGCAACTTGCGTAGAGGCATAAGAGTAGGGATAGGCCTAGAGAAGCTAGAGTATAATAAGAGAGTTGCTCATGCTATTTGTTATGTTTCTTTAGGATGTTAGGTTGAGTGCTAGGGAATGTTACTTTTGGCTATGAGTTCCCACCTTCAAACCTCTCTCCTATATGAGTTCTTGCAAGTTCACTTGAGGACAAGTAAAGAACAAGTTTTGGGGAGTTGATATCTTGCATATTTGCATCATTTTAAGTCTCCAATTTGCACATATTGGCATATAGATTAGGAATTTAGCATCTTTAGGATCCATATTGCATTCATATGTCTTAATCAGGTAATGGAGTATCTCATAGAGTGATTGGAGGTGTTTAGAAGCATTGTGGTTCAAAAAAGAGATGAAGAATGAAGTTTGGTCGAGTTGATATGATTACAACGCGGGTTGTACCACGCGGGTTCACTAACCCGCTTGACATGAAGCATCGGAGAGCTCCAACGCGGGTTGGATCACGCGGAGAGTCGCACCCGCACATACGAGAATGAAGCCGCTCGACGTCTTGATGCGGGTTGAGGCACGCGGGTTCCCTTACCCGCGTTGTCGAAGTGAAGTCGTCGACGAAGTCACGCGGGATGAGCAACGCGGAGTCCTTTACCCGCTAGCACGAACTGCGCGTAGTGACGTGTTGACGCGGGTTGAGGCACGCGGGTTCCCTTACCCGCGTTGTTGAATTGAAGTTGTCGACGAAGTCACGCGGGATGAGCGACGCGGAGTCCTTTACCCGCTCGCACGAACTGCGCGTAGTGACGTCTTGACGCGGGTTGAGGCACGCGGGTTCCCTTACCCGCATTGTCGAAGTGAAGTCGTCGATGAAGTCACGCGGGATGAGCGACGCGGAGTCCTTTACCCGCTCGCACGAACTGCAGGCGTAGCGAAGGTCCGATGCGGGGATCAAAGTTGGGACTTATCTTGTTTTCTATCTAATCAAAAAGGAACCTTTAGGTAAAAAGATCTAATCTTGATCATTATCCTTTGTCTTTGCTTTGTTAATTTGATCACATGATTAACACCAAATCATCATTGATTCTTGAGTTTATCATGAAGATTAGTGAGTAGTCATATTTGGATTCATGGGTTAGGGAGACTAAGGGTGATTAGTCTAGATCTAAGGTGTTGTAGCACATATCCATCTTGTTCATTGCTAGTAAAGTGCTTTTAATGTAGTTTTAGAGTTGGCTTCTCTAAAGTTGAGCCTTAGGCATTTCACACCCGATAGGTGTTCGATGAAATGTCTGAACCAACTCTACTATGCTTTTAACACTCTTTACCAAAGAGATTTGATGTTAAAGGTGTTAAAATGGTTAATGGACTTGAAATTAATGATTGCTTAGATATTATTCAACCAAAGATATTTGATGCTTGAGTTATCTTAGTGAATGAGCATTCATCTAGAGATAGAGTTTGTTTAGGATTGTGTCTAGGTCTAAGGTTAATAGATTGATTGAAAGGTACCACCTTTAGATTGAAACTTGATCACCCAAGGTCAATTCCCTTAGCCCATGAGTTCTCCCATCTCATAAGAAAGGAAAGCTTTGTTCTTTATTGCATTTTAGTAGTATTCTTATTCAAAATCATCTCGATTGATAGCACCTAGATTAAGCATGGTCTTGCATTCCATTTGCTTTAGAATCACTTATAACTGGTTTGACATCCTTTATACTATAACATTTGATTACGAGCCTTGAAAACTCCTAAAATCAGTTCTAGAGATCTTGTATTCGATCTTAGGACGTGTGAGGCTAGGGGAGTAAGTCAAGAAGAGTCTTGATCTTGTTCGAGTTATGTTTAAAGAGAGACTTGTAAGTTCACTTTAAAAGAATACTAGTAATAACACATATCTTTGTAGAGATTTTCTCTGGTGTACTATGTGCTTTACTTTGTGGGTTAGTTCTTGCATTTACGAGTGGTATCAGAGCGGTCACCCGTTCGATTATATAACAGGTGAGATCCTGCGGAAGAAATGGAGAACTATCATGAGCTGGTGTCAAGCACAAGGGTGATGTTAGATAGATCAAACTATGGACTTTGGAAGTCACGGATGAGATCTATCATTCGAGGGATTGATGCCATGGCGTGGAAGTCTGTGACAACTGGATGGTCAAAACCAAAGGTCAAGGACGAGAATGGTGTTGAATCCAATAAAGAAGAAAAACATTGGACCGAGACGGTACTCAAGATGGCAAAGTTCAACTCCAGAGCACTTTCGGCTATACATGCCAGTGTTACGAAGAATCATTTTGAGCTGATTCAGGGATGTGAGACAGCCAAGGAAGCATGGGAAATACTTCAAACTCACTTTGAAGGAACATCAAAAGTGAAGAGCTCACGATTGTATTATCTAGCTTCCAATTTTGAGAATCTCAAAATGGGAGAACATGAGTCAGTTGAAGAATTCAGCTCACAACTCAGTGGCATAGCTCAGGAATCCTTGATACTGGGAAAGAAGTACAAGGATATGAAGCTGGTCAAGAAGTTCCTAAGGTGTCTACCATCTAAGTATACTGCGTACAAGGCAGCTATGTCAATCTCTCTAAACACAGATGACCTAAGCTTTGATGAAGTGGTGGGGATGCTAAGAGCACATGAAATGGAGATTGACGGAGGAAAGAAAGGAAAGGGAGTCGCATTGGTATCACAAGAATTAGATGAAAAAGAAGATAACGATGATCCAGTAGGTATGCTAGTCAGACGGTTCGACAAAGTCCTTCGTAGAGCCGAATCAGGTCAGAGAAGAGGAAGTACATCACGACGTGCTGCAGAAGGTGAGAAACGAACATCTGAGTCACAAAAGAACGATTAGAAAGTGGAGGTTCAGTGTCATGAGTGTATGGGATATGGACACTACAAGACTGAATGTTCAACTGTCCGAAGAAGAAAAATCAAGTGCTACAAGTGAAAAGAAATTGGACACACTCAGCTGGAATGTGTAAATGATCAGAAGAGGAGACATGAGAAGTCGATGATCGGAATTGATGAGATAGACTCAGAAGAAGACAGCGATGAAGAGGAGCTGGCTAATTTCGTAGCATTCATTGGCATCACAGAGTTCGTGGAAGGGGAAACTGACACTGATGATGATCAGTCAAGCGTAGACGGTGATGATGGAATTGACTACCAAGAACTATGTCAGACAGTGGTTCAGATTGGTAAGGAGAATCTGTGTCTCAAAAAGGAGAAAAGCTGGTTGGAAGACACGGTGATAAATCTCAGAAAAGAACTCGATGATGAAAGAAAAAAAGAGGCATATACCTCAGATCTAAAAAAGGAGAATGAGCGGCTTGTTGTCCAAATTGAAGTACTAGAGAAACAAGTGAAAAACGAGAAGGCCCGATCGTCTGACTTAAATGCCAAACTGGAACATCATTACAAGACTGTCAGGATGCTCATTGGGTCAAAGGAACTTGATAAAATCTTGAGTCTAGGAAGACAGGATCAGACTCCTAGAGGTCTAGGATACACTGGGTATGGAAAGAGTGATACATGACCTATCAAATTTGTCCCAAGCACAAACTCCGAAGGAAGAACAACAAGTGAAGGTACTACCTCAAAGACTGTTGCTGAAAAAGTTAAGAATCTCCAGAAGGTGCTACGATCAGAAACTCAGCAAGAGAGAGGATGTTACTACTGTGGAAAACTAGGTCACATCAAGAAGAAATGCTATCACTATCGGGAGAAAGTAAATCAGTTCCTGAGACAAGGAAAGTACTGGTGGAATGGCTCTCGAAATCAAGTTTGGATCAGAAAATCTGATTTAGGACATACAACAGTAAAACCTACCCAACGACCTATCCATAGAGGTTTGAGATGCATCATATAACTTGTATCAGAAGCAGTGGCATTGGTATCCGAAGATGAAAATCCATGGTACTTTGACAGTGGATGTTCTCGTCATATGATAGAAGCACGCAAGAATCTCATGGATATAAAGCCATTGAAAGGAGGAAAAGTCACATTTGGAGATGGAAGCCAAGGAGCGATCAAAGGCAACGGAAAGACAGTTGAAACCAGACCACCTCTAAAAAATGTGTTCTTAGTCAAGGGACTTAAAGCAAACCTAATCCGCATCAGTCAACTATGTGATGAAGGGTTGATGGTCCAATTCACAAGCAGAGAGTGCAAAGCTGTGAATGTGTAGAACAGAGTCATGCTCCATGGAGTACTATCTGCTAACAATTGCTATGTATGGCAGAGTGTACAACAGTGATTTGTTGCACATGATGAAACAAGTCTGTGGCATCAAAGACTGGGTCACATGAATATGAGGCATATGAATAACATCATCAGGAAAGGTGCAGTCAGAGGCATTCCTCAGCTGGAGGAAACAGAGAAGACAGTATGCGGACCGTGCAATCAAGAAAAGTAGGTCAAAGTCCAACACAAGATGATTCAAGATATTCAGTCAAAGGATATGCTTGAAATGATACACATGGATCTCATGGGGCCTATGCAGAAAAAGAGCATAGCAGGGAAGAGGTATGTTTTAGTTCTGGTTGATGATTACTCAAGGTTCACATGGGTCAGATTCATTCGTGAAAAGTTTGATACACTGGAAAGCTTCAAGATCTGGGTTCTTAAAGTTACAAATGGGAAGAGAAGACTGAAGCAGATTCGCAGTGATCATGGGGGAGAATTCTAGAATGAAGCCATGAGTAACTTCTGTGGGCAACACAGAATAGTTCAGCAATTTGCTGCACCCATAACTCCTCAACAAAATGGAGTGGTAGAAAGAAAGAATCGCACGCTTCAGGAGATGGCGAGAGCTATGATGCATGGTAACAATCTGCAGCAGAGGTTCTAGGCAGAGGCTATTAGCACCGCATGCTACATCATAAACCGTGTATATGTCAAGAGAGGAACTATCAAGACTCCGTATGAATTATGGAAAGGTAAAACACCAAACCTCAGCTACTTTCACGTTTTTGGGTGCAAGTGTTACATTCTGAACGACAAAGAGCATCTTGGCAAGTTTGATGCAAGAAGCGATGAAGGCATGTTCTTGGGATACTCAGCGAATAGCTCAGCGTTCAGAGTCTACAACTTGAGGTCCCTGATGATCATGGAGCCAGTAAATGTTGTGTTCGATGATGTCACAGCTGTTCAATGGGAAAACGATGAGGAACAGAAGACGAATACACCATCGGCTGCATCAAAGGATCCATCAACTGAATCAACGAACGATGCATCACCACCTTCAGAGTTGACTCAGGAGATGAGTACTCCAGATGTTCACAGAAATCACTCATCAAGTGATGTTATTGGCAATTTGAATGAAGGAAGAAGAACAAGGGGCGTGAAGATCAATTTCAGAGAAATGGTGCAGTTTGCATGTTTTGTCTCAAATATTGAGCCAAAAGATCACACTGAAGCACTCTCGGATGAGTTTTGGATCCAAGCCATGCAGAAGGAA
Coding sequences within:
- the LOC106343542 gene encoding uncharacterized protein LOC106343542 isoform X3, which gives rise to MGRKDQHKIETEKQKLAKQETARHGKPLTSESTTGGTSRQQALAAKKRDGKQVVTAEGVDASGRRSASSKRSKEPKDKGIALPQEEKNEDITEGDQAPLKKAKVSKGKKVDTERNRTKISTEDELYGHLKNGVLWPPTRFADIKIMEELEIGDNIMQMLEHMNMQSFSTMAYPTYEDESC
- the LOC106343542 gene encoding uncharacterized protein LOC106343542 isoform X2, encoding MTFKEIRQAFGLKDLEESSIPIPYDATREENIAKMVWKVLAGKSRKASRDKNASIRHPSVRYLHRLIVHTIFPRKEPGTINDEELQLLHQTVQHYAHPSQLPLVSTDFYKNFGVVGFFVKRLIHYKEWASTTSDSEPQIGIDGLITPLLKFKDISLEDDPIGPAFMDGSYLKKPQYSSERFEGTYVYSYLQSTKEVEVLLPNWNLTSLTRPGAISFDIGEEHLLGPHGPLGPMRSPKKKKTADRCDVFQKNTFG
- the LOC106343545 gene encoding uncharacterized protein LOC106343545 encodes the protein MIGIDEIDSEEDSDEEELANFVAFIGITEFVEGETDTDDDQSSVDGDDGIDYQELCQTVVQIGKENLCLKKEKSWLEDTVINLRKELDDERKKEAYTSDLKKENERLVVQIEVLEKQVKNEKARSSDLNAKLEHHYKTVRMLIGSKELDKILSLGRQDQTPRGLGYTGYGKSDT
- the LOC106343542 gene encoding uncharacterized protein LOC106343542 isoform X1, yielding MENYHELVSSTRVMLDRSNYGLWKSRMRSIIRGIDAMAWKSVTTGWSKPKVKDENGVESNKEEKHWTETVLKMAKFNSRALSAIHASVTKNHFELIQGCETAKEAWEILQTHFEGTSKVKSSRLYYLASNFENLKMGEHESVEEFSSQLSGIAQESLILGKKYKDMKLVKKFLRCLPSKYTAYKAAMSISLNTDDLSFDEVVGMLRAHEMEIDGGKKGKGVALVSQELDEKEDNDDPVGMLVRRFDKVLRRAESGQRRGSTSRRAAEGEKRTSESQKND